Proteins from a genomic interval of Clostridium sp. M62/1:
- a CDS encoding tyrosine-type recombinase/integrase — MTQKLMFSELYHYQRATEQQREQAGICAEDYYDLNWFQHDVLNVEVEMFILHRAYEKPLHILKRERAIVDIIGWFCMECEPYMDNLVDYKNGRIIKGFNQWFSILRLKRVISRYGSDEESDLTFKEIEEYLRTLIGYSKEHDFRTEIEKQRWDLRKLEMPYRTKVTERCFSISFTNIAQIRMRYEMKKTVLLWMKQFSAGTIRGRIAAFAKFSNYLLERYAWVESIRQLNRDMIEDYLIYRKVECISTKGFSTELKSLKATLDECALIFECNSLKGLILDTDVPSRPKHRLQTYSEDEQKLWIEATRHMEGQVGRALLLHMILGTRISEIQSLRQDCIIKKEEHYWIRIDGIKGRTYLKPITEEIRAIIEKAICYTEEVCGASEFVFADKRDPAKPMPYSTIVYHLNKVINEFDMRDDQGKRFKSKTHIFRHCYGVKLTELHVPDEIIALLLGHKNTDSVQVYRRMSNKIMAEETRQVRRKIDDILLEIVKEWDGYEDIYTFERFL; from the coding sequence ATGACACAAAAGCTGATGTTCTCCGAATTATATCACTATCAGAGGGCCACAGAGCAGCAGAGAGAGCAGGCGGGGATTTGCGCAGAGGACTATTATGACCTGAATTGGTTTCAACATGATGTGTTAAACGTCGAAGTGGAGATGTTCATTCTGCATAGGGCCTATGAGAAGCCGTTACATATCCTAAAAAGAGAAAGAGCAATTGTGGATATTATCGGTTGGTTCTGTATGGAGTGCGAGCCATATATGGATAACCTGGTGGATTATAAAAACGGGAGGATTATAAAAGGATTTAATCAATGGTTCAGTATCCTTCGGTTGAAAAGGGTGATAAGTCGATATGGATCAGACGAGGAGAGTGATTTGACCTTCAAGGAGATTGAAGAGTATCTTAGAACCTTGATAGGATACAGCAAAGAACATGATTTTAGAACAGAAATTGAGAAGCAAAGATGGGACCTAAGAAAGCTGGAGATGCCTTATCGGACAAAAGTGACAGAGAGATGTTTTTCAATTAGTTTTACGAATATCGCGCAGATACGCATGCGATATGAAATGAAAAAGACCGTACTGCTTTGGATGAAACAATTTTCTGCAGGCACTATCAGAGGAAGAATTGCCGCTTTTGCTAAATTTTCGAACTATCTTCTGGAACGGTATGCCTGGGTGGAATCGATCCGCCAGCTAAATAGGGATATGATAGAAGATTATTTGATTTACCGTAAAGTAGAATGTATTTCTACAAAAGGATTTTCGACAGAGCTGAAATCATTAAAAGCGACTCTGGATGAATGTGCATTAATTTTTGAGTGCAACAGCCTTAAAGGACTGATCCTTGATACGGATGTGCCAAGCAGACCTAAACACAGGCTTCAAACTTATTCAGAAGATGAACAGAAATTATGGATAGAAGCAACTCGGCATATGGAAGGACAAGTCGGACGTGCGCTGCTTCTACATATGATTTTGGGAACAAGAATATCCGAGATCCAGTCATTAAGGCAGGACTGCATAATAAAAAAAGAGGAGCACTATTGGATTCGAATCGATGGTATAAAGGGCAGAACCTATTTAAAGCCAATTACTGAAGAGATTAGGGCGATTATTGAAAAGGCAATTTGCTATACCGAAGAAGTGTGCGGAGCTTCGGAGTTTGTTTTTGCAGATAAGAGAGATCCGGCCAAACCGATGCCATATTCTACGATAGTTTACCATCTGAATAAAGTTATTAATGAGTTTGATATGAGAGACGATCAGGGAAAGCGATTTAAGTCCAAGACACATATATTCAGACATTGTTATGGAGTGAAGCTGACAGAACTCCATGTACCGGATGAAATAATCGCTCTGCTTTTGGGGCATAAAAATACAGACAGCGTCCAGGTTTATAGACGAATGAGCAATAAAATTATGGCTGAAGAGACAAGGCAGGTCAGAAGAAAAATTGACGATATTTTACTTGAGATTGTAAAAGAATGGGATGGATATGAAGATATTTATACATTCGAAAGATTTTTATAG
- a CDS encoding DUF6329 domain-containing protein — protein sequence MTGKEQKPVFELQLYLPPEIKRSGSRHIETLSLPAADERFEQVREALGADRLEQCRIINVIGAKRDLVYCLPLSYDLKGLNAFAKALARKDILSSEDGSNKLMAALEAELPEDMEAALEIAENQERYDLLPAGIKSPKDYAFYAMGRDEIRADKELDAFVDYEAFGSYRMEKDGVIQTSHGLILRKDRPIEELPDELTEIRLFSPLKAEFYYRDEWGDLSEDREEMSPSELCEYEEQIKEKIEQEHLDSEGSRGLAVYLDHCFLERKVASMMPAVEIWQGELWGVLEVKSHGSLSEKELEAVKDYWSGQESDGWGEGFEQRPIQTEEGELYVSFWNSSDSFFITTEEQLKGTQMPERSMRMGGM from the coding sequence ATGACAGGTAAGGAACAGAAACCGGTATTTGAATTACAGCTGTATCTGCCGCCTGAGATTAAAAGGAGCGGCAGCCGCCATATCGAAACACTTTCCCTTCCGGCTGCGGATGAACGTTTCGAGCAGGTCAGGGAAGCACTCGGAGCGGATCGGTTGGAACAGTGCCGTATTATCAACGTGATCGGGGCAAAGCGGGATCTGGTGTACTGCCTTCCCCTGTCCTATGACCTGAAGGGCTTAAATGCGTTTGCCAAAGCCCTTGCCCGAAAGGATATCCTTTCGTCAGAGGATGGGAGCAATAAGTTGATGGCCGCACTGGAAGCAGAGCTTCCGGAAGATATGGAGGCCGCTTTGGAGATCGCAGAGAACCAAGAGCGGTACGACCTTCTCCCGGCAGGAATCAAGTCCCCGAAGGATTATGCGTTCTATGCAATGGGAAGAGATGAAATCCGGGCAGATAAGGAACTGGACGCGTTTGTGGATTATGAAGCCTTCGGGAGCTACCGCATGGAGAAAGACGGTGTCATACAGACCAGCCATGGGTTGATTCTTCGGAAGGACAGGCCGATTGAGGAACTTCCGGATGAATTGACAGAGATCCGCCTGTTCAGTCCTTTAAAGGCAGAATTCTACTATAGGGATGAATGGGGAGATCTCTCCGAGGATCGTGAGGAAATGTCCCCAAGCGAACTTTGTGAGTATGAAGAGCAGATCAAGGAGAAAATCGAGCAGGAGCATTTGGATTCAGAAGGCAGCCGAGGCCTTGCTGTTTATCTGGACCATTGTTTTCTGGAGCGGAAGGTGGCCAGCATGATGCCGGCGGTGGAGATCTGGCAGGGAGAATTATGGGGTGTGCTGGAAGTAAAGAGCCATGGCAGCCTTTCCGAAAAGGAGCTGGAAGCGGTCAAGGACTACTGGAGCGGCCAGGAGAGCGACGGCTGGGGCGAGGGTTTTGAACAGCGTCCGATTCAGACAGAGGAAGGGGAGCTGTATGTCAGCTTTTGGAATTCGTCGGACAGCTTCTTTATTACGACAGAGGAACAGCTGAAGGGCACTCAGATGCCGGAACGATCAATGAGGATGGGAGGCATGTAA
- a CDS encoding DNA adenine methylase — protein MNSFISWVGGKKALRKLIYTMFPAKFDRYIEVFGGGGWVLFGKPPDGKCMEVYNDYNSNLANLFYCVKNRPGAMLRELGFLPLNSRDEFTVIRNFIDKKEFDSRFLKEELDLAEQYLPPPDFEEIRQILLENAEVTDVKRAAAFFKLIRYSYGSGCTSFGCQPCDVRRCFDAIWQASRRLADTVIENKDFEALIRQYDRESAFFYCDPPYYETEGHYEVVFRKEDHKRLRDTLSGCRGKWMVSYNDCAFIRELYEGYHITAVTRINNLAQRYDGGCEFPEVLITNYDPKELEKSQPRQLQLFSFYEEAEEDAYVVTGEDT, from the coding sequence ATCAACAGCTTTATTTCATGGGTCGGAGGGAAGAAAGCCCTGCGGAAGCTGATTTATACCATGTTTCCCGCTAAATTTGACCGTTATATCGAGGTGTTCGGAGGAGGCGGCTGGGTGCTGTTCGGAAAACCGCCGGATGGCAAATGCATGGAGGTCTATAACGACTACAATTCCAATCTTGCAAACCTGTTTTATTGTGTGAAGAACCGCCCTGGGGCAATGCTTAGGGAGCTTGGATTTCTGCCGCTTAACAGCAGGGATGAGTTTACGGTCATCCGAAACTTTATTGACAAGAAGGAATTTGACTCACGATTTTTAAAGGAAGAACTGGATCTGGCAGAGCAGTATCTGCCGCCACCTGATTTTGAGGAGATCCGGCAGATCCTTTTGGAAAATGCGGAGGTTACGGATGTAAAGCGGGCCGCCGCTTTTTTTAAACTCATCCGTTACAGTTACGGAAGCGGATGCACTTCTTTCGGCTGCCAGCCATGTGATGTACGCCGCTGTTTTGATGCGATCTGGCAGGCATCCAGGCGACTTGCGGATACTGTGATCGAGAATAAAGATTTTGAGGCGCTGATCCGGCAGTATGACCGGGAAAGCGCCTTTTTCTATTGCGACCCGCCTTATTATGAAACCGAAGGACATTATGAAGTGGTATTTCGGAAAGAGGATCACAAGAGGCTTCGGGATACGCTGTCAGGCTGTAGGGGAAAGTGGATGGTCAGCTACAATGACTGCGCATTCATCCGGGAACTTTATGAAGGATACCATATTACGGCAGTTACGAGAATCAATAACCTGGCGCAGCGATATGACGGGGGATGTGAGTTCCCGGAGGTGCTGATCACCAATTATGACCCGAAGGAGCTGGAGAAGTCACAGCCCAGGCAACTTCAGCTTTTCAGTTTTTATGAAGAGGCAGAGGAAGATGCCTATGTGGTAACAGGAGAAGATACATGA
- a CDS encoding AbrB/MazE/SpoVT family DNA-binding domain-containing protein — protein MKEKPIYKLVDGKGRVLIPKSLRDAAKMEYGDIVRLGLAEGRITIRKVDVVEAGDQSPEAVEAYVRAAFKSMPDAVRLELIGELSALLQKKEG, from the coding sequence TTGAAAGAGAAACCGATTTATAAGCTGGTGGATGGAAAAGGGAGAGTGTTGATCCCAAAGAGTCTGCGGGATGCAGCCAAGATGGAGTATGGCGATATCGTGCGCCTGGGGCTCGCGGAGGGAAGAATTACGATACGCAAGGTAGATGTGGTGGAAGCCGGCGACCAGTCTCCGGAAGCGGTGGAGGCCTATGTGCGTGCCGCATTCAAATCCATGCCGGACGCAGTCAGGCTGGAACTGATCGGAGAGCTGAGTGCTCTTTTGCAGAAAAAGGAGGGATGA
- a CDS encoding YodL domain-containing protein has translation MKTIYMENGVIMYYGSRVGQIADGCAVVDPLFQGPELQDFLDKQKHIREVKWMDGIYDRLMNAPKEAGFRQAALKNVRIWQLKPDVDIQMKFIPFDELSHRFGPPNLSNYEAVYDGAADTNDLEALYLKFRDQKPPGFTGYPMSISDVIELYDSRDSSFYYVDRRGFRQIKAMQPAQEPIHTHNMQL, from the coding sequence ATGAAAACGATTTATATGGAAAATGGCGTCATCATGTACTATGGAAGCCGCGTAGGGCAGATCGCAGATGGCTGTGCAGTGGTAGATCCCCTGTTTCAAGGGCCGGAGCTTCAGGATTTTCTGGATAAGCAGAAGCATATCCGGGAAGTGAAGTGGATGGATGGGATCTATGACCGCCTGATGAATGCCCCGAAAGAGGCAGGATTTCGGCAGGCGGCACTCAAAAATGTGCGGATATGGCAGCTGAAGCCCGATGTGGACATCCAGATGAAATTTATTCCGTTTGATGAATTAAGCCACAGGTTCGGCCCGCCGAATCTGTCAAATTATGAGGCGGTATATGACGGAGCCGCAGATACCAATGACTTGGAAGCGCTTTATCTGAAGTTCCGGGATCAGAAGCCGCCAGGCTTTACCGGTTATCCCATGTCCATCAGCGATGTCATTGAACTGTATGACAGCCGGGACAGCTCTTTTTATTATGTGGATCGGAGAGGCTTTCGGCAGATAAAAGCCATGCAGCCGGCACAGGAGCCGATCCATACCCATAACATGCAGCTTTAG
- a CDS encoding SpoVG family protein, translating into MPALEIRITSMYPPGAAGGTRAYASATIDGCFGVRGIKIVEGGKDGLFVSMPSRKTQDGYRDICFPVTAEFRNELHTAVLDAYHQALTMAQTAPAPQAQPEASKAGQQMSGM; encoded by the coding sequence ATGCCCGCTTTGGAAATCCGTATCACATCCATGTATCCGCCCGGAGCTGCGGGTGGAACAAGAGCCTACGCATCCGCAACCATCGACGGATGCTTTGGCGTCCGGGGAATCAAAATTGTCGAGGGAGGTAAGGACGGCCTGTTTGTCTCTATGCCCAGCCGTAAAACGCAGGACGGCTACAGGGATATCTGTTTTCCCGTAACGGCGGAATTCAGGAATGAGCTTCACACCGCCGTATTGGATGCATACCATCAGGCCCTTACCATGGCGCAGACAGCGCCGGCACCACAGGCACAGCCGGAAGCATCAAAAGCCGGACAGCAGATGTCCGGAATGTAA
- a CDS encoding DUF6133 family protein, whose translation MKALQAKQKIRETSGEGYVDTAVKILIAVVLGALLLAGLYALFNDTVLPTLVERVEEMFDYAG comes from the coding sequence ATGAAGGCTCTGCAGGCGAAGCAGAAGATCAGGGAAACTTCCGGCGAGGGATATGTGGATACCGCTGTAAAGATCCTGATTGCCGTCGTGCTGGGTGCGCTGCTTCTGGCCGGCCTTTATGCCCTGTTCAATGATACGGTTCTTCCGACGCTGGTGGAGCGCGTGGAAGAAATGTTTGACTATGCCGGCTGA
- a CDS encoding A24 family peptidase, whose translation MPADPAASLQGILFFLLLSAVSVWDIRCRRIPDFLQAGIAALALLDFSPDHLAGILCMIPYLAVALFSRKKEGIGGGDVKLAGSTGLVLGLPAALTASVAGLSCFILFGAGLSLWKRAGEKETRSPFPVGPFLAAGCMCAYVMKMKGLIV comes from the coding sequence ATGCCGGCTGATCCGGCGGCATCCCTGCAGGGCATCCTGTTTTTTTTGCTGCTGTCTGCGGTATCGGTTTGGGACATTCGGTGCCGGAGGATCCCGGATTTTCTCCAGGCAGGGATTGCGGCATTGGCACTTTTGGATTTTTCGCCGGATCATTTGGCGGGGATCTTGTGTATGATCCCTTATCTGGCTGTTGCTCTTTTTAGCAGGAAGAAGGAAGGAATCGGTGGCGGAGATGTGAAGCTGGCGGGAAGCACCGGCCTTGTGCTGGGCCTTCCCGCAGCCCTTACGGCATCCGTGGCGGGGCTTTCCTGCTTTATTCTCTTTGGGGCAGGCCTTTCTTTATGGAAACGGGCAGGGGAAAAGGAAACCCGCTCCCCGTTTCCGGTCGGCCCATTCCTTGCCGCAGGATGCATGTGTGCGTATGTTATGAAAATGAAAGGACTCATCGTATGA
- the cpaB gene encoding Flp pilus assembly protein CpaB, whose amino-acid sequence MSFLKNRAVIGVICIVLSLIICFAVTPLFNKAISDKTEIVRVVKEIRTGEEITADMVKTVEVGAYNLPEDVVRSTETVVGKFASADMVPGDYIIASKIAEEPAAENAYLYSLTGEKQAISVSVKSFANGLSGKLQSGDIVSVIAPDYKKQGLTVIPPELKYVEVIAVTANSGADANTGEHSEDEGDKELPDTVTLLVTPEQSMILAELEADGDIHLSLVYRGEQKNAAEFVKAQETILEEIYAPEEETDREAEQTGEPAETESSAQEETSESGTEESEVG is encoded by the coding sequence ATGAGTTTTTTAAAGAACAGGGCGGTAATCGGTGTGATCTGCATCGTCCTTTCCCTGATCATTTGCTTTGCGGTAACCCCGCTGTTTAACAAGGCCATCAGTGACAAAACAGAGATTGTCCGTGTGGTAAAAGAAATCCGAACCGGAGAGGAAATCACAGCGGATATGGTAAAGACCGTTGAAGTCGGAGCGTATAACCTGCCGGAGGATGTGGTAAGGAGTACGGAGACTGTCGTTGGAAAATTCGCTTCTGCGGATATGGTCCCCGGAGATTATATTATCGCGTCCAAGATTGCGGAGGAACCAGCGGCGGAAAATGCCTATCTTTATAGCCTGACCGGGGAAAAACAGGCAATTTCCGTATCCGTCAAATCCTTTGCAAACGGCCTTTCCGGGAAGCTGCAGAGTGGGGATATTGTCTCTGTGATTGCGCCGGATTATAAGAAGCAGGGGCTGACCGTGATTCCGCCGGAATTAAAGTATGTGGAGGTAATTGCAGTCACCGCAAACAGCGGAGCGGATGCCAACACCGGAGAACATTCAGAGGATGAAGGAGACAAGGAACTTCCTGATACGGTCACGCTGTTAGTCACACCGGAGCAGTCCATGATCCTTGCGGAGCTGGAGGCCGACGGGGATATCCATCTCTCCCTTGTGTACCGCGGGGAGCAAAAAAATGCTGCAGAGTTTGTTAAGGCGCAGGAAACCATTTTGGAAGAGATCTATGCACCGGAGGAAGAAACGGACAGGGAGGCGGAGCAAACGGGAGAGCCTGCAGAGACGGAAAGCAGTGCACAGGAGGAAACGTCGGAAAGTGGTACTGAGGAAAGCGAGGTGGGGTAA
- a CDS encoding AAA family ATPase translates to MNFLKNSIFSRSQKGDDSGWEPEKENRMLAVWGSPGSGKTTTAVKLAAHLAGKKRDVALLLCDMNTPMLPCICPPGDLEEEHSLGSILAAAHVSESLVRHNCMTHKRFRHLTILGMRKGENEYTYPPYERTQAEELLSCLREIAPYIVIDCGSHIANDILSAIALMESDAVLRLVNCDLKSISYLSSQLPLLRESKWDAEKQYKVASNVRPNEASSHIEQVLGSVAFQIPHSEEVAAQVLEGNLFKELSLKDSRGFRKSIEAITREVFGC, encoded by the coding sequence TTGAACTTTTTAAAAAACAGTATTTTCAGCCGCAGCCAGAAAGGGGATGACTCCGGCTGGGAACCGGAAAAAGAGAACCGGATGTTAGCTGTCTGGGGAAGCCCCGGATCCGGAAAAACCACAACTGCGGTAAAGCTGGCAGCCCATCTTGCAGGAAAGAAACGGGATGTGGCTCTGCTTTTATGCGATATGAATACGCCGATGCTTCCATGCATCTGTCCGCCGGGAGATCTGGAGGAGGAGCATTCCCTGGGAAGCATTCTGGCGGCAGCCCATGTGTCGGAATCCCTGGTGCGGCATAATTGCATGACCCATAAACGGTTCCGCCACCTGACTATCCTTGGGATGCGGAAGGGAGAAAATGAATACACCTATCCGCCTTATGAGCGCACCCAGGCGGAGGAACTGCTTTCCTGCCTGCGGGAGATTGCCCCGTATATTGTCATTGACTGCGGAAGCCATATTGCGAATGATATCCTTTCGGCTATTGCACTGATGGAATCGGATGCGGTGCTGAGACTTGTAAACTGTGATTTAAAGTCCATAAGCTATTTGTCCAGCCAGCTTCCCCTGCTTCGGGAGAGCAAATGGGATGCGGAGAAGCAGTATAAAGTAGCCAGCAATGTGCGTCCCAATGAGGCCAGCAGCCATATTGAACAGGTACTTGGAAGCGTGGCCTTTCAGATCCCACACTCGGAGGAAGTGGCTGCACAGGTACTGGAAGGGAATCTGTTTAAAGAACTGAGCTTAAAAGACAGCCGTGGCTTTCGAAAATCCATTGAGGCGATTACGAGGGAGGTGTTCGGATGTTAG
- a CDS encoding ATPase, T2SS/T4P/T4SS family, whose product MLGERRSKGAFYEGFGEGVREEKEALESASVQLPEHDKGLPVEMLPEPDAHIGSQEREEEPEARSDEDDGYVPPKRTVRSLQTKDLFFSSGRENREFSDVLREVQGYLSKEYSSLVTDTGSEDAKSQIRRFAGKYIQDHRISVKGMSTDELISAIYSEMAEFGFLTKYIYGEGIEEIDVNAWDDVEVQFSGGVTRKLDEHFDSPEHAINVVRRMLHVSGMVLDDASPSVLGHLSKNIRIAVLKTPIVDEDVGVAASIRIVNPQSMKKEDFLRGGTATGEMLDFLSECIRYGISVCVAGATSSGKTTLLGWLLTTIPDSKRIYSIENGSRELALVRRKEGKVVNSVIHTLTRDSENERQRVDQIALLDMALRFNPDIIVVGEMRGPEANAAQEAARTGVAVVTTIHSMSCDATYRRMVSLCKRAVDMSDETLMGFVTEAYPIVAFCKQLENKERRLMEIMECEIQPDGRRVFRPLFQYQITENRVENGKFIITGSHKQVNAISDSLARRFMENGMPQEMLAKLLAVPEKGKEEV is encoded by the coding sequence ATGTTAGGCGAGAGACGGAGCAAAGGCGCATTTTATGAAGGGTTTGGTGAAGGTGTTCGGGAAGAAAAAGAGGCTTTAGAATCGGCATCCGTACAGCTTCCTGAGCATGATAAGGGCCTGCCTGTCGAAATGCTCCCTGAGCCGGATGCCCATATCGGCTCCCAGGAAAGAGAGGAAGAACCGGAAGCTCGATCCGATGAGGATGACGGCTATGTTCCTCCCAAAAGGACAGTCCGCAGCCTGCAGACCAAGGATCTGTTCTTCTCATCCGGCAGGGAGAATCGGGAGTTCTCGGATGTACTGAGGGAGGTGCAGGGGTATCTCTCCAAGGAATACAGCAGCCTTGTGACCGACACGGGAAGTGAGGATGCCAAATCCCAGATCCGCCGCTTTGCCGGGAAATACATCCAGGATCACCGAATTTCTGTGAAGGGGATGTCCACGGATGAACTGATCAGTGCCATTTATTCCGAGATGGCGGAGTTTGGTTTCTTGACCAAGTATATCTATGGGGAGGGGATCGAGGAAATCGATGTGAACGCCTGGGATGATGTGGAGGTGCAGTTTTCAGGCGGAGTGACAAGGAAGCTGGATGAGCATTTTGACAGCCCGGAGCATGCCATCAACGTGGTCCGGCGTATGCTCCATGTTTCGGGTATGGTACTCGACGATGCCAGCCCCAGCGTCCTTGGACATCTCAGTAAAAACATCCGAATTGCGGTACTTAAAACGCCTATCGTGGATGAGGATGTAGGCGTGGCCGCCTCCATTCGAATTGTCAATCCCCAGAGCATGAAAAAGGAGGATTTCCTAAGAGGCGGGACAGCCACCGGCGAAATGCTGGATTTTCTTTCGGAGTGCATACGCTATGGTATTTCTGTCTGTGTGGCAGGAGCAACCAGCTCCGGGAAAACAACGCTCCTTGGCTGGCTTTTAACCACCATACCGGACAGCAAACGTATTTACAGTATTGAGAACGGATCCAGGGAGCTGGCATTGGTGCGCCGAAAGGAAGGAAAAGTCGTAAATTCAGTCATTCATACGCTTACCCGTGACAGCGAAAATGAACGCCAGCGTGTGGATCAGATTGCCCTTTTGGATATGGCGCTCCGCTTTAACCCGGACATTATTGTGGTCGGCGAGATGCGCGGCCCGGAAGCGAACGCGGCTCAGGAGGCGGCCCGCACCGGTGTGGCGGTGGTGACCACAATCCATTCCATGAGCTGCGATGCTACCTACCGAAGGATGGTATCTTTGTGCAAGCGGGCTGTGGACATGAGCGATGAAACCCTGATGGGATTTGTGACGGAGGCGTACCCCATTGTGGCGTTCTGCAAACAGCTGGAGAACAAGGAGAGGCGTCTGATGGAGATCATGGAATGTGAGATCCAGCCGGACGGCAGACGGGTGTTCCGTCCGCTGTTCCAGTATCAGATTACAGAAAACCGTGTGGAGAACGGAAAATTCATCATTACGGGAAGCCATAAACAGGTAAACGCCATCTCGGACAGCCTGGCCCGCCGGTTTATGGAAAACGGGATGCCGCAGGAAATGCTTGCAAAGCTCCTTGCAGTCCCGGAAAAGGGAAAGGAGGAAGTATGA
- a CDS encoding type II secretion system F family protein, giving the protein MTAIQLLACAGMIAGAFLILGIRPVEFTDSLFAWLLKPKRSIREEIKESSGRKKAGILRREISEAQSVLEMTGRGNRFSMICAISLALFCLGGSLAILLGNFFLAPVMAVGFLFLPFWYVKLTASHYKRDVSAELETALSVITTAYLRTEDIVTAVEENIAYLNPPVSKVFQNFLTQIKLVNPNVEAALRGMQGRIDNEVFREWCDALSDCQHDRSLKTTLTPIVAKLSDMRNVNAELEYLIAEPRKEFLIMVIFVIGNIPLMYMLNKDWYDVLMHTPLGQIILSVTAAVIFVSAGCVVKLTRPIEYRR; this is encoded by the coding sequence ATGACAGCGATTCAGTTATTAGCCTGTGCGGGAATGATCGCGGGAGCGTTCCTGATTCTGGGGATCCGGCCCGTGGAATTTACGGACAGCCTGTTTGCATGGCTTTTAAAGCCGAAAAGAAGTATCCGGGAGGAGATCAAGGAATCATCAGGAAGAAAAAAGGCGGGGATTTTGCGAAGGGAGATATCGGAAGCACAGTCCGTCCTGGAAATGACCGGACGGGGGAACCGCTTCTCTATGATCTGCGCCATATCTCTGGCGCTGTTCTGCCTGGGAGGATCCCTGGCAATTCTGCTTGGGAATTTCTTTCTGGCTCCGGTCATGGCAGTGGGGTTTCTGTTCCTGCCATTCTGGTATGTGAAGCTAACGGCCAGCCACTACAAGAGGGATGTATCGGCGGAACTGGAAACCGCCCTTTCTGTCATCACGACCGCCTATCTTCGGACCGAGGATATCGTGACGGCCGTAGAAGAAAACATCGCGTATTTAAACCCTCCGGTGTCAAAGGTGTTTCAGAATTTCCTGACGCAGATTAAATTGGTAAACCCCAATGTGGAAGCAGCCCTTCGCGGGATGCAGGGACGGATTGATAATGAGGTATTTCGGGAATGGTGTGATGCGCTAAGCGACTGTCAGCATGACCGCAGCTTAAAGACGACGCTTACCCCCATTGTTGCCAAGCTCTCTGATATGCGCAATGTCAATGCCGAGCTGGAGTATCTGATTGCGGAGCCGAGGAAGGAATTCCTGATCATGGTCATCTTTGTCATCGGCAATATCCCCCTTATGTATATGCTTAATAAGGACTGGTATGATGTGCTGATGCATACACCTTTGGGACAGATCATCCTGTCCGTGACGGCCGCTGTGATTTTTGTGTCTGCCGGCTGTGTGGTAAAGCTGACCCGTCCCATTGAATACAGGAGGTGA
- a CDS encoding DUF4320 family protein, translating into MQRRLRYILKSQRGEGYVDVIVLVLCAVMVLALAMRVLPVFIQKQQLDTFATELVREAEVSGRIGSETDRRAAILSEQTGLDPEIEWSDGGRIQLNDDITVILTLETNIGLFGEFASFPITLRSQATGKSEVYWK; encoded by the coding sequence GTGCAAAGGAGATTACGATATATACTCAAAAGTCAGCGCGGTGAAGGATATGTAGATGTGATCGTTCTGGTATTGTGCGCGGTGATGGTTCTGGCCTTGGCCATGCGGGTGCTTCCTGTGTTTATCCAAAAACAGCAGTTGGATACCTTTGCCACGGAGTTGGTACGGGAGGCGGAGGTTTCCGGGCGGATCGGATCCGAAACCGACCGCCGTGCGGCGATCCTGTCGGAGCAGACAGGCCTTGATCCGGAGATTGAATGGTCGGATGGCGGAAGGATCCAGCTGAATGATGATATTACCGTCATACTGACATTGGAGACAAATATCGGGCTATTTGGAGAATTCGCTTCCTTCCCAATTACCCTGCGCTCTCAGGCAACAGGAAAATCCGAAGTCTACTGGAAGTGA